In Isoptericola variabilis 225, the genomic window AGCCGAACATCTGGAACGACGTCGGTACCTCGCCGGCCGGACCCTTGAACTGCGTGTCGAGGTAACCCTTGATGATCAGCCCGATGCCGAGCGTGGCGATGAAGGCGTTGACGCGTAGCTTCGCGATGACCAGGCCGTTGACGAGCCCGATGAGAGCCGCCGTCCCGAGCGCGGTGAGGACGCCGAGCCAGACCCGTGACGGGTCACCGGCCATCGTGGTGGCCCCGATGATCGAGCACAGCGCCACGACGTAGCCGACCGAGAGGTCGAGCGACCGGCAGACGATGACGAGGGTCTGCCCGATCGCGACGAACCCCAGGAGGCTCGTCTGGGTGAGCATGTAGGCCGTGTTGGCCGTGCTGAACAGGTTCCCACCCCGCGCCGCGACCAGCGCGCCCACGATCACGAGGATGCCGACGAGCGCGAGCCACACGATCTCGGTGGAGCCGATCCGGCGACGACGCGTGGCGGAGTCGGGCCGCGCAGGGGCGGCGACGGTCGTGGTCATCGGTCGTCACCCGACTGCGCGAGCCCGCGGGACGGCGTGGCCGCCGGGGCGTCCACGGCCACGACGTGCTCGTCGGACGTGGAGTCAGTGCCTGTCGCGAGCGCCATGATGGACTCCTCGTCGCTTCCTGGGGGGAGCTCTCCGGCGAGCCTCCCGTCGCGTACGACCAGGATCCGGTCGGCCATCGCAACCACCTCGGGAAGCTCGGACGAGATGAGGACGATCGCGACGCCGGCGGCGGCGAGCTGTCGCATGAGGTCGTAGACGGCCCGCTTGGCGCCGACGTCGATCCCTCGCGTGGGCTCGTCGAGGACGATCACCCGAGGGTCGGTCACGAGCCACTTGGCCAGCACGACCTTCTGCTGGTTGCCCCCGGAGAGGTACTGGACCTCGGTCTCCTGCGACGCGGCGACGAGGTCGAGGGACGAGAGCAGTCCCGGGACGTGCTGCGACCGGCGGTCGGACTCCCCGGGGACGACCGCGTCGAGCACGAGGCGGGCGTTCGCCAGGACCGACTGTCCGAGCGCGAGGCCCTCGGTCTTGCGGTCCTCGGTGACCAGCGCGATCCCGGCCTGCACGGCCTGCCGCGGCGAGCGGATCTCCACCCGTGTGCCGTCGATCTGCATCCGACCGCGGGTGAACGGGGCGATCCCGAAGATCCCGTGCGCAATCTCCGTGCGGCCGGAGCCCTGCAGGCCGGCCAGCGCGACGATCTCGCCCGCCCGCACCTGGAGGTCCACGCCGTCGACGGCGGTGTTGCCGGCGCCCTCGATGGCCAGCACGACGTCACCCGGGCTCGCGGCGTCGTCCTTGTCGGGGAAGAACCCGGCGAAGTCCCGGCCGACCATCGTGCGCACGAGCCGGTCCGGCGTCATGTCGGCGGCGGGTGCGGTGAGCACGTGGTTGCCGTCCTTGAGCACCGTGATGGTGTCGCAGAGGTCGAAGATCTCCTTGAGGCGGTGCGAGACGTACAGCACCGCGACGCCCCGCGCCTTCAACCGCCCGACGAGGTCGTACAGCAGCTCGACCTCCTGGTCGGCCAGGGCCGCCGTCGGCTCGTCCATCGAGATGATCCGCGCGTCGTGGGAGACGGCCTTGACGATCTCGATGACCTGCTGCTGGGCGACCGAGAGGGACCCGACGCGCGTCCACGGCGCGATACCCCCGATCCCGAGGCTCGCCAGGAGCTCGTCGGTCCGCGCGTGCATCGTGCGCCGGTCTACGAGGCCGCGGCGCCGCGGCTCACGCCCGAGGTACACGTTCTCGGCGACCGACCGCTCAGGCAGCAGGTTGAACTCCTGGAAGACGGTCGAGACCCCGGCGTGCTGGGCGTCGAGAGGCGACGCGAAGACGGTGCTCCGACCCTCCAGCTCGATGGTCCCGGCGTCCGGGCGGTGCACGCCGGCGATGATCTTCATCAGCGTGGACTTGCCGGCACCGTTCTCGCCTACCAGGGCGTGCACCTCACCGCGTCGGACGTCGAGGGACACGTCGTGCAGCACCCGGTTGCCGAAGAACTGCTTGCCCACGCCCTGTAGCCGCAAGAGGGGCTGCTCATGGACGAGGGCAGGGTCCGACGTCCCCTCGTGCTGAATGGTCGCGCGGCCTTGCGCGACGTCGTCGGCTCGCATGTGGTTGACCCTAGCGACCACTTCTGACGAACGTCAAGCAAAAGTTGTCCGCGAGTGTCGCAGGTTCGTCTCGAGAAGTCACCAAAACTCGTGGGCAAGCGAGTCGACCGAAAACACGACTGCCCGGGGCGCCACGACGGTGTCGTGGCGCCCCGGGCAGGACCGTCAGCTCAGGCTCCGACCGGAGCCCGCAGCGCCAGGATCTGCTCGGCGCTGCGCTCGGCGTTGCCGAACGAGTCGACCGGGTTCGGCGGCAGCGCCACCTGTGCGGCGTTGTCCTGCTCCCAGATGCCGTGCTGGCGCCCGGTCCCCTCGAGCGCGCTGAGGAACCCCTGGAAGTCGATGTTGCCCGCCCCGAACTCGACGATGTCGTAGCCGTTGTCGGAGCTGGGGTTGACCCGGCCGTCCTTGAGGTGGAACAGCGGGTACCGGGACCGGTTGGCGAGCACGTAGTCCACGGGCTCGAAGCCCGGGTAGAGGTGCTTGCCGACGAACGCCCAGTAGACGTCCATCTCGAGGAACACCAGCGAGGGATCCGTGTTCTCGAGGAACACGTCGTAGAGCCGCACCGACGGGTCGTCTTTGGCGAACGCGAACTCGTGCTGGTGGTTGTGCTGGTAGAACTTCAGCCCGCGCGCGGCGGCCGCCTCGCCGAACCGGTTGAACTGCTCCGCCGCGGCCAGGTAGCCCGCGATCGTGCGGTTGTTCGTCGGGGCGTTCGCCGTGCCGACGTGCTCCATCCCGAGGATCTGGGCCGTGTCGAGCTCGCGCTCCATGTTGGTCGCGAAGTCGTTGATGCCGCGGTGGGCACCGACGGCCTTGAGCCCGTTGTCGTCGAGGATCTGGCGGATCTCCTGGGGCGTGATCGGGCCGACCGCGCCCTGGGTGTAGCCGGCGAACTCGATCTCCGAGTAGCCCAGCTGCGCCAGCCGCTCGAGCACGACCCGGAAGCCGAGGGACGACACCTTGTCACGGACGCTGTAGAGCTGGATGCCGAGCTTGCCCGGCGCCACGAGACGGCGGCCGCCGGCGAGGGGGCTCGGCGAGGCCGACGTCGCCGCGGAGGCCACGGACGTGCCCGCCAGCGTGGCGGCGCCGACGGCGACGGTGGACCCCGCGAGACGCATGAAGGTCCTGCGGTCGAGGTCCGTGCGGATGGTCATGAAAATCTCCTTCGAACTGCTGCTGCGGTGGGGAGGGGGCCCTGGTGGTGGATGGTCACTTCGTGGAGAACGCGGCGTCGAAGGCCGCCTCCGGTGCGTCGAACGCGAGACGACGCACGAACTCGAGGGCCTCGGGAGCGCCGACGAGGCGGTCCATGCCGGCGTCCTCCCACTCGATCGAGATGGGGCCCTCGTAGCCGATGGTGTTGAGCATGCGGAAGGCGTCCTCCCACGGCACGTCGCCGTGCCCGGTGGAGATGAAGTCCCAGCCGCGCCGCGGGTCGGCCCACGGCAGGTGCGACCCCATGCGGCCGTTGCGGCCGTTGGTCATCCGCTTCTTCGTGTCCTTGCAGTCCACGTGGTAGATGCGGTCCTTGAAGTCCCACAGGAACGCGACGGGGTCGATGTCCTGCCAGACCATGTGCGACGGGTCCCAGTTGAGGCCGAACGCCTCCCGGTGCCCGATGGCCTCGAGCGTCCGGACCGTCGTCCAGTAGTCGTAGGCGATCTCGCTCGGGTGCACCTCGTGCGCGAACCGCACGCCCACCTCGTCGAAGACGTCGAGGATCGGGTTCCACCGGTCCGCGAAGTCCTGGTAGCCCGCCTCGATCGCCTCGGCGGACACCGGCGGGAACATCGCGACGTACTTCCAGATCGACGAACCCGTGAAGCCGATGACCGTCTTGACGCCGAGCCTGGCCGCCAGGCGCGCGGTGTTCTTCATCTCCTCGGCCGCGCGCTGCCGCACGCCCTCGGGGTCGCCGTCGCCCCACACCTGGTCCGACAGGATGTCGCGGTGCCGCTGGTCGATCGGGTCGTCGCACACCGCCTGGCCCTTGAGGTGGTTCGAGATCGCCCACACCTTGAGGTTGTACTTGTCGAGCAGGTCCAGCCGGGACTGGACGTAGGCGTCGTCGTCCCACCGCCACGGGTCCAGGTGGTCGCCCCAGCAGGCGAGCTCCAGACCGTCGTAGCCCCACTCGGAGGCGAGCCGGGCCACCTCCTCCAGCGGCAGGTCGGCCCACTGTCCGGTGAAGAGGGTGATCGGTCGTGCCATGAGTCAGCTCCTTCGTCGTGCCGGGAGGCCCCGGCGGTCGGATGGCCCGGATGGGCCGGGGACCCTCGGTGCAGGGCCGGAGCGCGTCCTGCCCTGCACCGAGGGGGTGGCCGAGACTCGGCCGTATCAGCGTGGGAGCCTCCCCGGTTGGACCCGGGCCGGGGTCCACCCGGGGGTCATGCGGCTCCCACGCCGACGATCACTGGCAGCCCACCTCCTCGAGGACGACGACCACCGTCGCGCGGCCGCCCTTGTCGGCCTGCCAGTCGCCGGCGAGCTCGAGCTCGGTCTTCGGCGCGGCCACCGCGGTGACGAGGTACTCCCCCGCTCCGAGGGACGCCCCGTCGAGCTTGCGGCCGCGCTTGCCGTCGACCCACTCGTAGACCTCGTACCGGCGCACGGTGTCCATCGGGACACCGACGATCGAGCCGGCCGCCTCGCAGGTCGGGGCCTGGACGATCACGGCGGGAGCACCCGCGGGCGGGCACTCCGGCTCCTCGATCGTCACGTGCAGCACGCCGATGCCGTTCGCGTTGACCGTCCAGCCCTCGCCGGGCTCGATCACGTACCCGGCGTCCGGCCGTGCGGCGACCCGGTACGTCCCGGGCGCCAGGTCGGACGGGTCGGCCACGACCGCGCCCGCACCGGCGTCGGTGATCGGCCGGATCACGTACTGGACGCCGTCCACCTCGACCGCCTCGATGGCGCCGCCGGTGACGTCGTACGTGCCGTCGGGAGCCCAGGCGCACGTGGCCGCCGACACCGTCACCGCGGGTGTCACCGAGATCGCCGGCGGCGCCGCGATGGTGAACTCGAGCGTCTGCCCGACGACGGTCTGGCCGTCGGCCGACGCCCGCACCTCGACGGTGTGGTCGCCCGGGGTGTCCACGGTCAGCGGACCGGTGTACTCGACCCACCCGTCGCCGTCGACGTTCACCTCGCGGTGGACGGTGGCGCCGGCAGGGCCGCCGGTCGTCTCGACCGTCACGGTCACCGGGCCGAGCCACGTCCCGTCCGGGCCGTCAGGCTCGGCCGGGTCGAGGGTCGCCGACACCGTCAGCGGCTCGACGTCGTCGCCGATCACCCGGAAGTGGTCGAACGCCGCCGTGGCGTTCGCGTTGCCCTGGGCGCCGCCGCCGAGGCCGAACAGACCGACCTGGGCGTCGGCGAGCGTCGAGTTGGAGACCTGGCCCAGCTCGGCCCACGTCTCGCCGTCCGCGCTGTACTCACCCGTGAACGTGTCGCCGGACCGGGTCAGGCGGAGCCACGCGACCCCCGAGGTGACCGAGACCTGAGGCTGCGGGTCCTGGATGGTGGCGCCGACCTCGCTGCGCAGCTCGATCCTCCGGGCCACCGGCTGACCGGCGGCGTTGTCCGTGACGAGGTCGAGCTTCACGTAGTGGTCGTCGTCGCCGTACAGGATCAGGCCGCCCTGCTGGTACTGCCGGTCGAAGTCCGAGCCGTCGACGCGGGTCTGCACCGTCCAGGAGTTCCCGGGCTGGGGCTGGAGCACGATGTTCGGCACCGCCGAGTTGTCACCGCCGTAGATGTCGGTCGGCGTCGTGTCGAGCTCCAGCGCACCACCGGTCACCCGGTAGAGGCCGGTGTCCTCGTTGAGCACGGTCCAGCGGCAGGGGTCGAGCTGGTCACCGTCGAACTCGTCGTCCGGGCCGGCCGAGGCCGCCGTGTCGTCGGGCACGATGTGGAACCAGTCGAAGTGCGCGTCGACGGCCTGCGCCGCCGACCCGGTGCCGGCGAGCGACACGAGCCCGATCTTCGGGTCCGTGATGCCCGCGAGCGACTTCGTCTGCGGCATGTCCGTGAACGTGTTGCCGTCGTGCGAGTACGACGCCCTCAGGTTCTGTCCGTCGGTCGACGTGAAGCGCACCCACACCGTGGACGGGTAGTCGGCGCCGAGCGCGGCGGTGTTGGACTCGCCGACCTCGTTCGGCTGCCCGTTCTCCTCCCGGATGAACTGGAAGATGCGCGTCGCCGGGTTCGCCGGGGCGGACCGGCCCTGGATCACCATCTTGGCGTAGTCGTCCGGACCGCCGTAGACGAGCAGGCCCGCCTGCTGGTACTGGGCGTTCGCCTCGACCGTGAGCTTCGCGGTCGCGGTGAACGGGCCCTCGGGCAGGTCCTGCAGCACGACGTTCGGCACGGCGACGTTGTTCGTCCCGTAGAAGTCCGTCGGCGTCGTCGGGATCACGAGGTGGCCGTCCTCGATGCGCAGCTGCTGGTTGCGCTCGAGCACCGTCCAGCGCTCCTCGTCGAGCTCCGGTCCGTCGAAGCCGTCCGAGCGCCCGGTGAGGCAGACCGGGGGCTCGACGGCCTCGGCCGTCACGGTGACGGTGACGTACTCGGTGCTGTACGCGCCGAGCTCGTCGGTGACGCGCACCTGCAGGCGGTACTCGCCGGGCTCGGTGTAGGTCACGGCGTACTCGTCGGTGCCGTCGACGAAGCCCTCGCCGAGGCCGGCGTCCCACGCGACGGTCGTCGCGTGACCCTCCGGGTCGGTGGCGGCCACCGTCGCCGTCACGTCGAGCGGTGCTTCGCCCGCGAGCGGTCCCACCTCGAACGAGGTGATCTCCGGCCGCGAGTTCGTCGCGGCGCCCCGCCCGACGAAGTCGACCCAGTTGACGTTGATTCCGCCGTCGAGCAGCACGAAGTAGAGCGTGCCGCTGCCGGACGGGACGTCGCCGAGCTCGGTGCCCCTGAACACGTACTGCTGCCAGCCGCCCGTGTCCGGAACCTCGATCTGCCCGATCTCGGGTCCGTCCGGGGCGTCCCAGCGCACCGAGACCGTGCCTCCGCCGACCGCGGACGCCGCGCGCAGCCGGATCTCGTCGATCCCGGAAAGCGACAGCGGCTCGTGCGCCCACCAGTCGTCCGGCTCGATCCATCCGATGTTCAGACCGCCACCGAGCGGGTCGCCCGTCTCCTCCGTCTGCACGCCGGCGTCGCCGGTGCTCGTGGAGCCGGGAAGCCGGCCGGTGTCGGTGAAGAACTGCGCCTGGAGGCGCTTCGGCTGCAGGATGATCAGGTCGTGACCGCTCAGCGGCGCGCCGACCTCACCACCGTCGTCCGTGTAGCTGGCCTCGAGGGTCCAGAACAGCCGCGTGTCGAGGCCGTGGCCGTCGTCGGCCGCGGTCTGCAGCACGCCCTCGCAGCCGGAGAGCTCCTCCATCGGGTGCGAGTGGGTGTCGT contains:
- a CDS encoding sugar ABC transporter ATP-binding protein: MRADDVAQGRATIQHEGTSDPALVHEQPLLRLQGVGKQFFGNRVLHDVSLDVRRGEVHALVGENGAGKSTLMKIIAGVHRPDAGTIELEGRSTVFASPLDAQHAGVSTVFQEFNLLPERSVAENVYLGREPRRRGLVDRRTMHARTDELLASLGIGGIAPWTRVGSLSVAQQQVIEIVKAVSHDARIISMDEPTAALADQEVELLYDLVGRLKARGVAVLYVSHRLKEIFDLCDTITVLKDGNHVLTAPAADMTPDRLVRTMVGRDFAGFFPDKDDAASPGDVVLAIEGAGNTAVDGVDLQVRAGEIVALAGLQGSGRTEIAHGIFGIAPFTRGRMQIDGTRVEIRSPRQAVQAGIALVTEDRKTEGLALGQSVLANARLVLDAVVPGESDRRSQHVPGLLSSLDLVAASQETEVQYLSGGNQQKVVLAKWLVTDPRVIVLDEPTRGIDVGAKRAVYDLMRQLAAAGVAIVLISSELPEVVAMADRILVVRDGRLAGELPPGSDEESIMALATGTDSTSDEHVVAVDAPAATPSRGLAQSGDDR
- a CDS encoding sugar phosphate isomerase/epimerase, with amino-acid sequence MTIRTDLDRRTFMRLAGSTVAVGAATLAGTSVASAATSASPSPLAGGRRLVAPGKLGIQLYSVRDKVSSLGFRVVLERLAQLGYSEIEFAGYTQGAVGPITPQEIRQILDDNGLKAVGAHRGINDFATNMERELDTAQILGMEHVGTANAPTNNRTIAGYLAAAEQFNRFGEAAAARGLKFYQHNHQHEFAFAKDDPSVRLYDVFLENTDPSLVFLEMDVYWAFVGKHLYPGFEPVDYVLANRSRYPLFHLKDGRVNPSSDNGYDIVEFGAGNIDFQGFLSALEGTGRQHGIWEQDNAAQVALPPNPVDSFGNAERSAEQILALRAPVGA
- a CDS encoding sugar phosphate isomerase/epimerase — encoded protein: MARPITLFTGQWADLPLEEVARLASEWGYDGLELACWGDHLDPWRWDDDAYVQSRLDLLDKYNLKVWAISNHLKGQAVCDDPIDQRHRDILSDQVWGDGDPEGVRQRAAEEMKNTARLAARLGVKTVIGFTGSSIWKYVAMFPPVSAEAIEAGYQDFADRWNPILDVFDEVGVRFAHEVHPSEIAYDYWTTVRTLEAIGHREAFGLNWDPSHMVWQDIDPVAFLWDFKDRIYHVDCKDTKKRMTNGRNGRMGSHLPWADPRRGWDFISTGHGDVPWEDAFRMLNTIGYEGPISIEWEDAGMDRLVGAPEALEFVRRLAFDAPEAAFDAAFSTK
- a CDS encoding ThuA domain-containing protein, coding for MPRAVRTAAAVLGAASLALTTGVAAYAAPAVETSAIPTAATAAASTSLAAHPGEADHFHALVFSRTAGFRHGSIPVGIAAIEQLGADNGFDVTATEDPTLFNDEYLAGFDVVVFLSTTGDVLNAEQQAAFERYIQNGGGYAGIHAASDTEYDWPWYGELVGAYFQSHPQNQTATVKVEDQVHPSTDHLPSRWERYDEWYNFRTNPRDQVHVLASLDESSYSAGNGAMGAEHPIAWCQEFDGGRSWYTGGGHTNESFAEPEFLDHLLGGLQTAAGVVPSDCSATQSDSYESVPLDTSTQNPMMLDVTADGTVIYVERDGRVRVIDPETRTTSTALTLSVTQANEDGLTGIVLDPGFEENGWLYLYWSPSDVGEHGPHNRISRFVYDAETRTIDRASETLVLVVPTQRATCCHAGGDMVFDSAGNLILATGDNTNPFESSSYTPIDERPGRENYDAQGTSANSNDLRGKVLRITPLPEGGYDIPEGNMFAPGTPDTRPEIYAMGFRNPFRIGIDPQTDNILVADYGPDAGSANPSRGPQGLVEWNVVSETGFYGWPYCTGDNKAYIDYDFATGQSGAAFDCAGGPVNDSPNNTGITQLPPAVEAEVWYGYATNPLFPEIGGGGAPMGGPVYEFDADLVSERKWPAYWDGKALFGEWNQGKMYSFQLDGAQRDDVVDINRILPGIVDPSQGFYRPMDMEFGADGALYVIDWGQGFGGNNATSGIYRIDYTRGSATPVARASADVTSGHAPLTVQFSSEGTRHPQGAPLELAWSFGDGATSTEANPSHTYTENGVYTAQLVATAPDGAEGVANVEIVVGNDAPVVTITVPDDGATFGWGDQVAYQIEVTDPDGDVECSDVVLHTGLGHDTHSHPMEELSGCEGVLQTAADDGHGLDTRLFWTLEASYTDDGGEVGAPLSGHDLIILQPKRLQAQFFTDTGRLPGSTSTGDAGVQTEETGDPLGGGLNIGWIEPDDWWAHEPLSLSGIDEIRLRAASAVGGGTVSVRWDAPDGPEIGQIEVPDTGGWQQYVFRGTELGDVPSGSGTLYFVLLDGGINVNWVDFVGRGAATNSRPEITSFEVGPLAGEAPLDVTATVAATDPEGHATTVAWDAGLGEGFVDGTDEYAVTYTEPGEYRLQVRVTDELGAYSTEYVTVTVTAEAVEPPVCLTGRSDGFDGPELDEERWTVLERNQQLRIEDGHLVIPTTPTDFYGTNNVAVPNVVLQDLPEGPFTATAKLTVEANAQYQQAGLLVYGGPDDYAKMVIQGRSAPANPATRIFQFIREENGQPNEVGESNTAALGADYPSTVWVRFTSTDGQNLRASYSHDGNTFTDMPQTKSLAGITDPKIGLVSLAGTGSAAQAVDAHFDWFHIVPDDTAASAGPDDEFDGDQLDPCRWTVLNEDTGLYRVTGGALELDTTPTDIYGGDNSAVPNIVLQPQPGNSWTVQTRVDGSDFDRQYQQGGLILYGDDDHYVKLDLVTDNAAGQPVARRIELRSEVGATIQDPQPQVSVTSGVAWLRLTRSGDTFTGEYSADGETWAELGQVSNSTLADAQVGLFGLGGGAQGNANATAAFDHFRVIGDDVEPLTVSATLDPAEPDGPDGTWLGPVTVTVETTGGPAGATVHREVNVDGDGWVEYTGPLTVDTPGDHTVEVRASADGQTVVGQTLEFTIAAPPAISVTPAVTVSAATCAWAPDGTYDVTGGAIEAVEVDGVQYVIRPITDAGAGAVVADPSDLAPGTYRVAARPDAGYVIEPGEGWTVNANGIGVLHVTIEEPECPPAGAPAVIVQAPTCEAAGSIVGVPMDTVRRYEVYEWVDGKRGRKLDGASLGAGEYLVTAVAAPKTELELAGDWQADKGGRATVVVVLEEVGCQ